In Saccharomyces paradoxus chromosome VIII, complete sequence, the genomic window caattgtCTTCCAGTTTTATAGGAATCACACGTTATGGAGATTAATAGGCAAATCCGTAAAGTGAAGAATTATAGATTTGACCGAATTGCTTAATTACTTATACCCTTCTTTGTCAAATTTCGTGCTCATCTTTTGCCACCGTGGAATATATCGCTTTATACGAAACATGAACTTATTATAATATCaattatatatacacaAAGTAtgtaaatatgaaaatgttTCATGAAAGTCTTTATCAGATAAGCTGCAAATAGTCAATTTATTTGACAAATTCCCCATCGAAGGCATGCTTTGCCCAGTCCAATAGCTTGTTGAAAACAATTACATTCGCATTATGGTATCTTATACTATGATCTGAGTCAGGAAAGACATGGACGTCATAATTTTCGACACCGTTTAGGTCCAGAAGGTCCAGGAACTTTAAGGAATTTTGGAAGTGAACGTTATCATCCCCTGTCCCATGCATCAATAGAAATCTATTTGCTTGTGCCAGAGCAGTGACATTATGGACGCTTGATTTTACGTATCCATCAAAGTTTTCTTGAGGAGTGTGCATGTATCTTTCAGTATAAACAGAATCGTAAAATCTCCAGTCAGTTACTGGTGCAACGGACATTCCGTATTTGAAATGTTTTCCAGCatccttttccaaagttttCAGTGTGAGGTATCCTCCATATGACCAACCAAATAGGGAAATCTTTTGTGAGTCAACGAAAGCTAGAGAACCATACAAGGAAGCAGCAGAAATTTGGTCGCGAGCCTCGTAATCACCGAGCCTATCGCGGACAAGGGATCTAAAGTTTTGACCTTTAAAACCAGTACCACGACCGTCGACAACCACCACAATTGCGTTTAATTGTGAAGCTACCACTTCGTTAAATCCTACGGAAAACGTCTTGATAACTTGTTGAGAATTTGGTCCTCCAtatgcaaagaaaaacacaGGATAGTAATCAGTTAACgtttcatcaaaatcgTTTGGTAAGATTTCATACGAATTCACTAATATATCCTCTCCCGATTCGTCCTTTCCTAGGTTCAATTCCCTGAATGATTTTCTGGGTACCGAATAATCCTCTAAAGTTTTGGTAATCAATTCATTCTTCTCCAAATAGTATAACGATTTGCCCAAAACATTACCTTTGGTGTGCTTGTCTGTTTTACGAGAGTGGAAGTCcacaattttttgatatggAACTTTCGGTCCTTTATAGGTGAGTAAACCAAACCTCCtaccagaagaaaaagatacatCGTAGACACCGTCCTCAGAGGTATCAGTAACTTCAATAATGTCATCCGGTGACCGTAAATCTATGCAGTACACGTGGCGTTCGGTTGAATTCTTTCGTGTAGAAATGAAGTAGAGACGATTTTCTATCGAATCAAACGCAAGTGGGCCATTGACCACTTCCCATTTCCCCTTTGTCAACGTTTTATAGTGTGAATTGCTACTATTTTCGTAATAAGCTAAATGGTTGTAACCATCAATCGGAAGAATATCGACATAACCATTGTGAGGCCTATTAAGTGTTTCATTTGCCGGAATAAACAAAGTATTATGAGTAATCTCCCACCATCCTCCGTGAGAACTTTCATTCCTTACCACGTTTGAGGTCTTTGTAACTGTATCTATCAAAAACACAGTCAAAATGTCCGAGGAACGATCTGTGGTTTTAACTAAAACGTTACCATTTCCTACCCACGTAACTTCAGT contains:
- the DAP2 gene encoding dipeptidyl aminopeptidase (Dipeptidyl aminopeptidase~similar to YHR028C); this translates as MEGGEEEVERIPDELFISKKKHLLDKLIKVGIILVLLIWGTVLLLRSLPHHPNTPDYQKPNSNYTSDGKLKVSFSNVRNNTFQPKYHELQWINDNKVEGNDLGLYVTFMNESYVVRSVYEDSYNNILLKGKTFIHNGQNLTVESISASPDLKRLLIRTNSVQNWRHSTFGSYFVYDEKSSSFELIGNDVAIAIWSPNSNDIAYVQDNNIYIYSAIFKKTIRAVTNDGSSFLFNGKPDWVYEEEVFEDDKAVWWSPTGDYLAFLKIDESEVGEFIIPYYVQDEKDVYPEMRSIKYPKSGTPNPRAELWVYSMKDETMFHPRVSRDKKDGSLLITEVTWVGNGNVLVKTTDRSSDILTVFLIDTVTKTSNVVRNESSHGGWWEITHNTLFIPANETLNRPHNGYVDILPIDGYNHLAYYENSSNSHYKTLTKGKWEVVNGPLAFDSIENRLYFISTRKNSTERHVYCIDLRSPDDIIEVTDTSEDGVYDVSFSSGRRFGLLTYKGPKVPYQKIVDFHSRKTDKHTKGNVLGKSLYYLEKNELITKTLEDYSVPRKSFRELNLGKDESGEDILVNSYEILPNDFDETLTDYYPVFFFAYGGPNSQQVIKTFSVGFNEVVASQLNAIVVVVDGRGTGFKGQNFRSLVRDRLGDYEARDQISAASLYGSLAFVDSQKISLFGWSYGGYLTLKTLEKDAGKHFKYGMSVAPVTDWRFYDSVYTERYMHTPQENFDGYVKSSVHNVTALAQANRFLLMHGTGDDNVHFQNSLKFLDLLDLNGVENYDVHVFPDSDHSIRYHNANVIVFNKLLDWAKHAFDGEFVK